TCCTCTACGTCAACCCGGAGTTCGAGGCGCCGGAGGGACGGGTGCGCCGCGGCACCCTGGGCTTCCACCTGCAGCGCACCCTGCGCGGAGGCGTGCACGATGACCTGGAGGTCACCAACTACGGGCTGCGGCCGGTGACCTTCCCCCTGGTCATCGAGGCGGACTGCGACTTCGCCGACCTCTTCGAGATCCGGGGGTTGGAGATGCCGCGGCGGCGCACCATCCAGGTGCGCGCGGCGGCGGAGGAGATCCGCTGGCTCTACCAGCGGGCACACTACCGGCGGGGCCTGATCCTGCGCGTCGCCCGCGCGGACACGCCGCCGGATGTGGCCGCCCCGCGGATCATCTTCGAGCTCACCTTGCCCCCGCGGATCCCCTGGCATGCCTGCCTGCACTTCATCCCCCTGCTGGGGGACCGGGTCCTGGAGGCGCCCGCTGCCTGCGGTGCCGCCCTGCTGGACGAGCTGGAGGAGCGGCGGCAACAGTGGTACGCTGCCTTCGCCACCTGCGCCACGCCTGACCAGGACCTGAGGCAGACCTACCGCCAGGCCGTGGAAGACCTGACGGTCCTGCGCCTGGCCGCAGCCGACTCCGCCGAGAAGCACTGCGTGGTCGCCGCGGGCATCCCCTGGTTCGCCACCCTCTTCGGCCGGGACAGCCTGATCATCAGCCTGCAGACTCTGCCCGTGAGCGGCCAGTTCGCCCCGGCGGTGCTGCGGGAGCTGGGCGCCCTGCAGGCGACCGCAGTGGACGACTGGCGCGACGCCCAGCCCGGCAAGATCCTGCACGAGGTGCGTCACGGGGAGCTGGCAGAGTTCCAGGAGATCCCCCATACCCCGTACTACGGCACGGCCGATGCCTCCCTGCTGTACCTGATCACCCTACACGAGACCTACCGCTGGCTGGGGGACATGGAGCTGGTGACGGAGCTGCTGCCGGTGGCGGAACGCGCCCTGGCCTGGGTGGAGGAGCACGGCGACCTGGACGGTGATGGGTTCCAGGAGTACCGCCGCCGTTCCCCCCGGGGGATCACCCACCAGGGATGGAAAGACTCAGGAGATGCCGTGGTGGACGCGGAGGGAGCCGACGTGCCGCCTCCCGTGGCCCTGGTGGAGCTCCAGGGCTACGCCTACGACGCCAAGCGGCGCATGGCCGAGCTCTACCAGGCGCTGGGCCGGCCCGAGGAGGCCGCAAGGTTGCGCCGCGAAGCGGCCGCACTTCAGGTACATTTCCGCCAGGCCTTCTGGTGGCCGGAGGAGGGGACCTACTACTTCGCTCTGGACGGGAGCAAGCGTCCGGTGCGCAGCGTGGTCAGCAATGCGGGGCATGCGCTGTGGTCGGGCATCGCCACTCCGGAGGAGGCGCGGGGAGTAGTCACCCGCCTGATGGCGCCCGATATGTTCTCCGGATGGGGCATCAGGACGCTGAGCAGCAGCCACCCCGCCTTCAACCCCTTCGGCTACCAGGTGGGTGCGGTCTGGCCGCACGACAACAGCCTGATCGCCCTGGGGTTCAAACGGTACGGATTCGTGGGCGAGGCGCTGCGGGTGGCCGAAGGGATCCTGGAGGCTGCTGCCCACTTCCACGCTTACCGCCTCCCCGAGCTGTTTGCCGGGCTGCAGCGGGGTCCCCGCTCCTTCCCCGTGCAGTATCCGGAGGCCAACGTCCCCCAGGGGTGGGCGGCAGGGGCGGTTTTTGCCCTTCTGCGCATGATGCTGGGTTTGAGGGCCGACGCCCCGCGCGGCCGCCTTCTCCTCCACCCCACCCTGCCCGAGTGGCTGCCAAGGCTGCACCTTGCGGGAGTGTCGGTGGGTCAGGCGGTGGTCGACCTGGAAGTGTTCCGCGAAGGCGAACAGACGCGCTGGACGGCCTCCGTACGCACCGGCACGCTGGAGGTGGTGGAGCGCCCCTGGTCCCCGGAGGAGGTCTGACTGCTCAGGCCAGCCAGCGTTTGCGCCGGGTGTAGGATTTCACCTCGGTGAAGCTGCGCCGCCCGCTCTTGTTCATCCCCAGGTAGAACTCCCTGACGTCGGCATCCTCGCGCAGCCGCTCCGCCGGCCCGTCCAGGACGATCTTCCCATTCTCCATGACGTACCCGCACATTGCCAGCTGCAGCGCCATGCGGGCGTTCTGCTCCACCAGGAAGATGGTGATCCCCTCCTCCCGGTTCAGCCGTCGCACCAGGGCGAAGATCTCCTGCGCCACCAGCGGGGCCAGCCCCAGGCTGGGCTCGTCCAGCAGCAGGAGCTTGGGACGGGCCATGCAGGCGGCGCCGATGGCCAGCATCTGCTGCTCGCCGCCGGAGAGATAGCCGGCGCGCACGTGCCGCCTCTCCTTTAGCCGGGGAAAGTACGTGTAGACCAGGTCCAGGGCCTCCCGTCGGCCGCGGGGGTGGAGGGCGGCCCCTACCAGCAGGTTCTCCTCGGCTGAGAGCTCCTCAAAGAGACGGCGGCCCTCCCGCACCATGACGACGCCGCGGCGGGCCACCTCCTCCGGCAGGCGGTTGGTGATAGGCTGGCCGTCGAACTCAATGCTCCCGCGGGCCACCTCCCCGCGCTCCAGCCGCACCAGGCCGGATATGGCCTTCAGCGTAGTGGTCTTCCCCGCGCCGTTGGCGCCGATGAGCGCGGTGATGCTCCCGCGGGGGACGGAGAGGGAGACCCCCTTGAGCACCAGGATGGTCCCCCAGAAGACGACTTCGATGTTGTTCAGCGAAAGCACAGCGCAGCGGCCGCCCTCTCTCTCAGAAGCCCAGCCAGTCGGGGCGCCGCTCCACCGTGACCCCCTGGACGACGCGGATCCGCCCGTCCTGCACCTGGACGATGCGCGTGGTCGTGGAAGGCCGGTGGTCGGTGCGGGTGATGGTGATGGGCGGGGCCAGGCCGTCCGGGTCCCACTCCTTCAGCAGCTCAATGGCCGAGCGCACCGCCGGACCGTTGAAGCTGCGGTAGGATGCCCAGTTGTCCACCATGATCTCCAGAGCCTTCTTCAGCAGGAAGACGTTGAGCCAGCCGCGGATGTAGGAGGCGATGTAGGGCGTCTGCGTTGTCCCCCACTGGAACGCCGGGACCTCCTTCCCCTCGAAACGCCTGTAGGCGTCGAAGATGGTGCGCATGCCGGCAACCCCCGGCTCGCCGTAGTAGGCGTGGGGGGTGCTGCCGTAGACCCCCTCCGCGGCCGCGCCCACCAGCCGGATCATGTTTTCGTCGAAGCCCCAGACGTTGACGAACCAGCGGGTCTTCAGCCCCGCCTGCTTGGCGTCACGCGCGGTGACCGAGGCGGAGTTGGTCGTCCCCCCGAACCAGGCGAAGTCCGCCCCCGCGGCCCTGATGGCGCTCACCTGGGAGCGGGCCTCCAGGGCGGCGAGCTCCACGATCTGGTCGGGCAGCACCTCGAACCCCAGCTCCCGGGCGTAGGCCTTGCCCGCGGGGATGGGAGCCTGGCCGTAGGGGTGTGTGGGGTAGACGAAGACGAACTTGGGCCTGGCGATCCGCTCCTTCTTGGCCAGCTCGGCGGCGAACTTCAGCACCGCGCGCAGCTGATCGGAGTAGGAGGAAACCGGGTAGAAGTTGTAGGGGGTCTTCGCCGGGTTGTTCAGGTGCGAGGAGTAGGAGGCAGAGATGTAGGGGATCTGGTCCTCGGAGATCTGCTCCTTGAGAGCCTCCGTATCCCCGGTGCCCCACCCAATGATGGCGTTCACCCGGTCCACGTCCCGGTACTTCCGGTACAGCGCCAGGGCGTCGGGGATACGGTAGGCGTAATCCGACCAGACCAGGTCGATCTTCACCTTGCCCCGGATCCCGCCCTGCACCTCGTTGATGTAGCGGACGTGGTGCAGCGCCCCCACACTGTAGTCCTTGCCCACGTCGGACGTGGGGCCGGTGGTGTCGAACAGCGCCCCCACCTTGATGCTGGCGGGGATGGGCGGAGCCTGCGCCGCCACAGGCACAATGGCAACGAGGAGCAGGAATCCCAGCGCCAGCGCACAGTGTCTCGCCCACCCTCCCACCTGGCCTCCCCCCTCGACGATCCAGGTCCCAAGCTCCCCGGCAAATGGTAATGCCAGGGGGCTAGTTCCTCCGGAGGACCTAGATTTGATGGCCAAGGTTCGACGGGGGCTAGCGCGCCACCTTCTGCACCGCCAGGGCACGGATCACCAGGGCCTCACGGCGGTTTCCTCCCGCATTGATGGCGAAGTCCCATCCGGCGGTGGTGGCGAAGCTGGCGTCCTCCAGCGTGAGGGCCTGCGTCGTCCACCCCTCCCCCGGCTCCACCCACCGCCACGGGGTGAAGCGGTACCCGCTCCTGGCATCGTAGAAAAGGTTGAAGCCCAGGCTCTGCGGCGCCCTGGCGCCGAGGGTCTCCACGGTGACCGTGACCCGAAACCTCCCGTCGTTGAAGAACAGGAAGGTGTCGTCTACGTCGAAGTAGATGAAGGCGGCCTCCCGCCCCGGCGGGATGCGCAGCGCCGCCTCGCCGTTCACCTCTACCGTCTCTACGGGCGCCGCCCCGCGCACGCCTGGAACCAGTGAGAGGCCCCGCCCGCCGGTCTCCTGTCCCGGACGCAGGCTGACCCCGGCTGCCCGGGAGTAGTCCTCCTCCGGGGGGACCACCGGGAGGAGAGGCCCCCGCTGCCGCTGCGTCGCCACCGCCTCCTCCACCAGAGCCGGGGCGATACCGCTGACCAGCACGGGGGCGGGGCCCAGGAGGAGGCGGACCCTGCCCTCGCCGGAAGAGGCCACAGCCGTCCCGTCCGTCGAGAGCACGCGCGCTCCCGCCAGGACGGGCACCTCCAGCGGCGCAGGGTCACCCGTCCGCCAGGCCAGCAACGCTGCCTGGTCGGGCGCCCCGAAGACCAGGGCATATACCCCGGGATCGCGAACCAGGTGGCCGCCGAACGCCATGTCCTGCAGGACCTCCAGTATCCCCCCAGCCGCCTCCTCCACCTGCCGCGCCTCTGGGACCACAAAGAGGCGTTCCGCCCCGGCGGCCCGCGCCACCGCCACCGCCCGTACCAGAGCTCCCGCCTCAAGGCCGGCGCCGGGCGTCCACTCCAGCCACAGCGCCCTATTGGCCTCCTGCAGGATTCGCTGTCGCAGGGCCGCCAGCGGTCGCAGCCACCGCTCGGGGGACAGGCCGGCTGGGGCCAGAGAGATAATGGAGACCGCATCGGGTGCCTGGGTGATCAGCCGCTGCACGTGGGCCAGATCGAATCCCGGCGGAGACGCGGCGGCGATACGGCTGGTCGGATCTGCGGCCTGAGACGCCCTGCGTGCCCCCACCAGCAGGGCCAGGTACTCGGAGGCGGTGCCGCGGAAGTGCGGCAGGGCGGGTGTGGTCCAGACCTGCCAGTCCCTGACCCGGTCCCGATAGCGGCGTACCGCCGCACCCACGAAGCGTTCCCAGTCCGCGATCTGTCGTGGGGGCATCCGTGTGGCCACCAGGGGGTCGCGTGCCTCCGCGCCCTGGGCCAGCGAGGCCCAGGTCGGGGTGAAGGTCAGGACGACCACCGGCTGCAACCCGGCGCGCCGGGCCGTCTCCACCATCAGATCCAGGTCCGCCCAGGACAGCTTCCCCCGGGCCGGCTCGATGGCACTCCAGTCTGCGGTGAGCTTGACGGTGCGCACTCCGGCCTGGCGCAGCGGGAGGAAGGTCGGCGGCCGCGCAAAGCTG
The nucleotide sequence above comes from Armatimonadota bacterium. Encoded proteins:
- a CDS encoding glycogen debranching N-terminal domain-containing protein, with the protein product MAPRIQLGPARIALVEGSSLFVTSPEGEVEAIEQHGFFVSDTRLLSTYRLHLAHRPWLLVSSAPLRHYAAEFLYVNPEFEAPEGRVRRGTLGFHLQRTLRGGVHDDLEVTNYGLRPVTFPLVIEADCDFADLFEIRGLEMPRRRTIQVRAAAEEIRWLYQRAHYRRGLILRVARADTPPDVAAPRIIFELTLPPRIPWHACLHFIPLLGDRVLEAPAACGAALLDELEERRQQWYAAFATCATPDQDLRQTYRQAVEDLTVLRLAAADSAEKHCVVAAGIPWFATLFGRDSLIISLQTLPVSGQFAPAVLRELGALQATAVDDWRDAQPGKILHEVRHGELAEFQEIPHTPYYGTADASLLYLITLHETYRWLGDMELVTELLPVAERALAWVEEHGDLDGDGFQEYRRRSPRGITHQGWKDSGDAVVDAEGADVPPPVALVELQGYAYDAKRRMAELYQALGRPEEAARLRREAAALQVHFRQAFWWPEEGTYYFALDGSKRPVRSVVSNAGHALWSGIATPEEARGVVTRLMAPDMFSGWGIRTLSSSHPAFNPFGYQVGAVWPHDNSLIALGFKRYGFVGEALRVAEGILEAAAHFHAYRLPELFAGLQRGPRSFPVQYPEANVPQGWAAGAVFALLRMMLGLRADAPRGRLLLHPTLPEWLPRLHLAGVSVGQAVVDLEVFREGEQTRWTASVRTGTLEVVERPWSPEEV
- a CDS encoding ABC transporter ATP-binding protein, whose amino-acid sequence is MLSLNNIEVVFWGTILVLKGVSLSVPRGSITALIGANGAGKTTTLKAISGLVRLERGEVARGSIEFDGQPITNRLPEEVARRGVVMVREGRRLFEELSAEENLLVGAALHPRGRREALDLVYTYFPRLKERRHVRAGYLSGGEQQMLAIGAACMARPKLLLLDEPSLGLAPLVAQEIFALVRRLNREEGITIFLVEQNARMALQLAMCGYVMENGKIVLDGPAERLREDADVREFYLGMNKSGRRSFTEVKSYTRRKRWLA
- a CDS encoding ABC transporter substrate-binding protein, whose protein sequence is MGGWARHCALALGFLLLVAIVPVAAQAPPIPASIKVGALFDTTGPTSDVGKDYSVGALHHVRYINEVQGGIRGKVKIDLVWSDYAYRIPDALALYRKYRDVDRVNAIIGWGTGDTEALKEQISEDQIPYISASYSSHLNNPAKTPYNFYPVSSYSDQLRAVLKFAAELAKKERIARPKFVFVYPTHPYGQAPIPAGKAYARELGFEVLPDQIVELAALEARSQVSAIRAAGADFAWFGGTTNSASVTARDAKQAGLKTRWFVNVWGFDENMIRLVGAAAEGVYGSTPHAYYGEPGVAGMRTIFDAYRRFEGKEVPAFQWGTTQTPYIASYIRGWLNVFLLKKALEIMVDNWASYRSFNGPAVRSAIELLKEWDPDGLAPPITITRTDHRPSTTTRIVQVQDGRIRVVQGVTVERRPDWLGF